In one Winogradskyella sp. MH6 genomic region, the following are encoded:
- a CDS encoding diphosphomevalonate/mevalonate 3,5-bisphosphate decarboxylase family protein, translated as MIAEDFILKNYNSNVESGSVKWESPSNIALVKYWGKKENQIPENPSISFTLSNCKTITQLTYTKKESKGFSFDVYFEGEQNEAFKPKILTFFERIEEYVPFLRDYHFKIETSNTFPHSSGIASSASGMSALALCLMSVEVDIGADYTSEYFNKKASFLARLGSGSACRSIEGELVVWGQNESTESSDLYGIKFDGEVHPNFKNYQDTILLVDKGEKQVSSTVGHKLMFGHPFAEQRFAQAHDNLAKLKKILASGDLQNFIKIVESEALTLHAMMMTSMPYFILMKPNTLEIINKIWKYRAENNSNVCFTLDAGANVHMLYPENEKESVLKFINDKLAEYCQNGHFITDFTGKGAQLIEK; from the coding sequence ATGATAGCCGAAGATTTTATTCTTAAAAATTACAACTCTAATGTAGAAAGTGGCTCAGTGAAATGGGAGTCTCCAAGTAATATTGCATTGGTAAAATATTGGGGAAAAAAGGAAAATCAAATTCCAGAAAACCCTTCAATAAGCTTTACGCTTTCTAATTGCAAGACTATTACGCAGCTTACGTACACTAAAAAAGAAAGTAAAGGATTTAGTTTTGATGTATATTTTGAAGGAGAACAAAACGAAGCCTTCAAACCAAAAATCCTAACCTTTTTTGAGCGTATTGAAGAATACGTGCCATTTTTAAGAGATTATCATTTTAAGATTGAAACCTCTAATACCTTTCCACACAGTTCAGGTATTGCCTCTTCGGCATCAGGTATGAGTGCTTTGGCATTGTGTTTAATGAGTGTTGAGGTAGATATAGGTGCTGATTACACTTCAGAATATTTCAATAAAAAAGCGTCCTTCTTAGCCAGGTTAGGCTCTGGTAGTGCCTGTAGAAGCATTGAAGGTGAGTTGGTAGTTTGGGGACAAAATGAAAGCACAGAAAGTTCAGATTTGTACGGAATTAAATTTGATGGCGAAGTACATCCTAATTTCAAAAATTATCAAGATACCATCCTTTTAGTAGATAAAGGCGAAAAGCAGGTGAGCAGTACAGTTGGTCATAAACTAATGTTTGGTCATCCTTTTGCTGAACAACGTTTTGCTCAGGCTCATGATAATTTAGCAAAACTCAAAAAAATTTTAGCATCTGGTGATTTACAAAACTTTATAAAAATTGTTGAAAGTGAAGCATTAACGCTTCATGCTATGATGATGACGAGTATGCCTTATTTCATTTTAATGAAGCCCAATACTTTAGAAATAATCAATAAAATCTGGAAGTATAGAGCCGAGAATAATTCTAATGTGTGTTTTACTTTAGATGCAGGCGCAAATGTACATATGTTATATCCTGAAAATGAAAAAGAAAGTGTGCTAAAGTTTATAAATGATAAATTAGCTGAGTACTGCCAAAATGGTCATTTTATCACTGATTTTACAGGTAAAGGTGCACAATTAATTGAAAAATAA
- a CDS encoding DUF1697 domain-containing protein encodes MKTYIALLRGINVGGHRKVPMAELRDLLTKIGFSNVKTYIQSGNVIFKVAETNVQEIENSIQKSIADHFGFDVSVMVRTRQQLQKIFDNCPFSEDKKINSYFAILSHSPDKDLVQEAYEKTYENEEYHITNDCLYFYSNKGYGNAKFSLNYFERKLKVNATARNYKTMLKLLSLSAEN; translated from the coding sequence ATGAAAACATACATAGCTTTACTAAGAGGAATTAATGTTGGCGGACACAGAAAGGTGCCAATGGCAGAGTTAAGAGACTTGTTAACTAAGATTGGATTTTCTAATGTAAAAACTTATATCCAAAGCGGTAATGTGATATTTAAAGTTGCAGAAACTAATGTACAAGAGATAGAAAATTCAATTCAAAAGTCCATTGCTGATCATTTTGGATTTGATGTATCTGTGATGGTAAGAACAAGACAACAGCTGCAAAAAATATTTGATAATTGTCCGTTTTCCGAAGACAAAAAAATCAACAGCTATTTTGCCATATTATCTCATAGTCCAGATAAGGATTTGGTTCAGGAAGCTTATGAGAAAACCTATGAAAATGAGGAGTATCATATCACAAATGATTGTCTTTATTTCTATTCAAACAAGGGTTATGGCAATGCAAAATTTAGCCTTAATTATTTTGAAAGAAAACTTAAGGTTAATGCCACGGCAAGAAACTATAAAACAATGCTAAAGTTACTATCTTTGTCGGCAGAAAATTAG
- a CDS encoding NAD(P)/FAD-dependent oxidoreductase, translated as MNAQKDIIVIGGGAAGFFAAINISEKHPELSVAILERGKEGLQKVKISGGGRCNVTHAEFIPSELVQNYPRGEKELLGPFHTFMTGDTIAWFEERGVELKIEEDGRMFPVSNSSQTIIDCFLFEAKKHKVEVLYNHSVKSIKPTDNGFTVNTSQGDIEAKKIVLATGSNPKVWNLLEDLGHSIIPPVPSLFTFDIKDKRIKDIPGVVAQNVEVKVLNTDLFSEGPLLITHVGMSAPAILKLSAYGAVELAKLNYNFKIEINFIKQDFEDCLDQLKDLKQDLAKKQIYGTAQFDLPKRLWRKLVLASNISENERWADLNKEQLTALAEQLTQAVFQVTGKSTFKEEFVTAGGVDLKEVNFKTFESKLVPNLYFAGEVINVDAVTGGFNFQNAWTGAYIVSQSIAGK; from the coding sequence TTGAACGCACAAAAAGACATAATTGTTATTGGTGGAGGTGCAGCTGGATTTTTTGCTGCAATAAACATATCGGAAAAGCATCCTGAATTATCAGTTGCCATTTTAGAACGCGGTAAAGAAGGTTTGCAAAAGGTGAAAATTTCTGGTGGTGGACGTTGCAACGTTACACATGCAGAGTTTATACCTTCAGAATTGGTGCAAAATTATCCAAGAGGTGAAAAGGAGTTGCTTGGACCTTTTCATACCTTTATGACAGGAGATACTATTGCATGGTTTGAAGAGCGTGGAGTAGAATTAAAGATAGAAGAAGATGGTAGGATGTTTCCAGTCTCAAATTCGTCTCAGACTATCATAGATTGCTTTTTGTTTGAAGCTAAAAAGCATAAGGTTGAGGTGTTGTATAACCATTCTGTAAAATCAATAAAACCTACTGATAATGGATTTACAGTTAATACATCACAAGGAGATATTGAAGCAAAAAAAATAGTTTTGGCCACAGGAAGCAACCCTAAAGTCTGGAATCTTTTAGAGGATTTAGGACATTCTATAATTCCGCCAGTCCCTTCGTTATTTACTTTTGATATAAAAGATAAGCGCATAAAAGATATACCAGGAGTTGTAGCGCAAAATGTAGAAGTAAAAGTTTTAAATACAGATCTTTTTTCTGAAGGTCCTTTGCTTATAACTCATGTAGGTATGAGTGCGCCAGCGATTTTAAAATTATCGGCTTATGGTGCAGTAGAGTTAGCAAAGCTTAATTATAATTTTAAGATTGAAATTAACTTTATAAAACAAGATTTTGAAGATTGTCTAGATCAATTAAAAGATTTAAAACAAGATTTAGCCAAGAAACAGATTTATGGTACTGCACAGTTCGATTTGCCAAAGCGATTGTGGAGGAAATTAGTCTTAGCTTCAAATATTTCAGAGAATGAACGTTGGGCAGATCTTAATAAAGAGCAACTGACTGCTTTAGCAGAGCAGTTAACACAGGCGGTTTTTCAGGTAACAGGCAAGAGCACCTTTAAAGAAGAGTTTGTTACAGCAGGAGGAGTAGATTTAAAGGAAGTAAACTTTAAAACCTTTGAAAGTAAGTTAGTTCCAAACTTATATTTTGCAGGTGAGGTTATTAATGTAGATGCAGTAACAGGTGGTTTTAATTTTCAGAATGCTTGGACCGGAGCTTATATAGTTTCTCAATCAATTGCTGGTAAATGA
- a CDS encoding metallophosphoesterase, whose translation MKLIYRKITILVLVILSHACATYKAQYAEDDFTLQSLPDKPIDNVFYLVGDAGKSPMNGYSDGLEAFKKHLAEQQVSKEDYTLYLGDNIYPAGLPKKEHKDRAEAENALNAQVGAVENFIGKTIFIPGNHEWYAGGLEGVKRQEKYIEKALGKNTFQPENGCPLESIDVSETVQLIIIDTQWYLENWNDNPGINDECEIKTRERFFLEVEGELKKAQNKTIVFAMHHPMYTNGVHGGQFAASKHIFPGQKKIPVPGLATLVAQVRTQGGVSIQDRYNERYNELMKRLETLAVDSPKLVFVSGHEHTLQYIEEGRIKQVVSGSGSKESYATLSDNGLFSYGKQGFAKLVVYKDGSSWVQFFSAIGGEPKVIFQKEVIPPNKPDFDISTLPDSFPNTVEVSIYSKEETDKSGFFEAIWGENYRDVYSKKITAKVATLDTLYGGLEIVRKGGGHQTRSLRLKLKDGRELNMRALRKSATQYIQTVVFKDNFVKNEFDETIVEDLILDFYTAAHPYAFLVVPKLSNAAQVLHTNPKLYYIPKHKHLGKYNDEYGGELYMIEERPEDNYSNDKNFGYADDIESTHDIIEKIRKDEEYKIDEVAFVRARLFDMLLGDWDRHQDQWRWAQFDQPNGDKLYRAIPRDRDQVFSNFDGTLLDIGRTISSSTNQLQVYDSELKDIKWINSAGHKLDKALIKQSDKSVWLEQAEFLQNEITDEIIEEAFSNLPEEIQGETIEDIKTKLKGRRDNLLDIATRYSNYLDELVILTATDKDDFIEITRVADKETRVQIWRNKGGEKADVIVDRTYHRDITKEIWVYGLDDDDIFEVNGKANNLIYTRLIGGQGNDTYIINEGRRIKVYDHKSKKNTVEKNKGGQIKFTDNYKSNLYDFQKFITKTGVITPSLGFNPDDGLKVGISLTKTKKGFERNPFSQQHRFKAGYYFATEGFDVRYNGQFANIFGDWNLKLGGIFTSENFTNNFFGFGNETVNNDDDLGLDYNRVKTGIIGLNVGAVKNSGYGSEYGFKAVFEGIELEETSNRFITDFAPTADEEFFERRFFTALEAEYDYHSADDEIATSRGMDFNIIAGAKTEINELNNIFGYVNAHLGFYNALSINRKLVLKTDIRTQLRFGDDFLFFQGANIGDGGAGLRGYRTERFTGKNSLVTNADLRYSFNSFKTNWFPIQIGIFSGVDLGRVWVKNDTSEKWHNSYGGGFWVAAADSVAGTFNFFTGEDGLRFSFGFGLNF comes from the coding sequence ATGAAATTGATATACAGAAAAATTACCATACTTGTTTTAGTGATTTTAAGTCATGCTTGCGCCACATACAAAGCGCAGTACGCAGAAGATGACTTTACGCTTCAGAGTTTGCCAGATAAACCAATCGACAATGTATTCTATTTAGTAGGTGATGCAGGCAAATCACCTATGAATGGTTACTCAGACGGACTAGAGGCTTTTAAAAAACATCTGGCTGAACAACAAGTTTCAAAAGAAGATTACACGCTTTATCTCGGAGATAATATTTATCCGGCAGGATTACCCAAAAAGGAACATAAAGACAGAGCAGAAGCTGAGAATGCTCTTAACGCCCAAGTTGGAGCAGTTGAAAATTTTATTGGCAAAACAATATTTATTCCAGGTAATCACGAGTGGTATGCAGGTGGATTAGAAGGCGTAAAGCGTCAGGAAAAATATATTGAAAAAGCCTTAGGGAAAAACACGTTTCAACCAGAAAATGGTTGTCCGTTAGAAAGTATAGACGTTAGTGAAACGGTTCAACTTATTATCATAGACACGCAATGGTATTTAGAAAATTGGAACGATAATCCAGGTATTAACGACGAATGCGAAATAAAAACCAGAGAACGATTTTTCTTAGAAGTTGAAGGTGAATTAAAAAAAGCCCAGAATAAAACAATAGTGTTTGCTATGCATCACCCAATGTATACTAATGGTGTACATGGAGGTCAGTTTGCTGCTTCAAAACATATTTTTCCAGGTCAAAAGAAAATACCAGTTCCAGGTTTAGCAACGCTAGTGGCTCAGGTTAGAACTCAGGGAGGAGTTTCTATTCAAGATCGCTACAATGAGCGTTATAACGAGTTAATGAAACGTTTAGAAACTCTGGCAGTAGATAGTCCAAAACTTGTTTTTGTATCTGGTCATGAACATACCTTACAATACATAGAGGAAGGGAGAATAAAACAAGTAGTCTCTGGTTCTGGCTCAAAAGAATCTTATGCAACCTTAAGTGATAATGGGTTGTTTTCTTATGGAAAACAAGGTTTTGCAAAACTTGTAGTATACAAAGATGGTAGTTCTTGGGTACAGTTTTTTAGTGCCATAGGAGGAGAACCAAAAGTAATATTTCAAAAAGAAGTTATACCGCCAAATAAACCAGATTTTGATATATCAACATTACCAGATAGTTTTCCTAATACAGTAGAAGTTTCTATTTATTCAAAAGAGGAAACAGATAAATCAGGTTTTTTTGAAGCCATTTGGGGAGAAAACTATAGAGATGTGTATAGTAAAAAAATAACAGCAAAAGTTGCCACATTAGATACGTTATACGGTGGTTTAGAAATTGTTCGCAAAGGAGGAGGACACCAAACACGCTCTTTGCGATTAAAGTTAAAGGACGGAAGAGAGTTAAACATGCGTGCCTTAAGAAAAAGTGCAACACAATACATTCAAACTGTAGTTTTTAAAGATAATTTTGTTAAAAATGAATTTGATGAAACCATTGTTGAAGATCTCATTTTAGATTTTTACACAGCAGCACATCCTTATGCTTTTTTGGTGGTTCCTAAACTATCTAATGCAGCACAGGTTTTACATACCAACCCAAAATTATATTATATACCCAAGCACAAGCATTTAGGCAAGTATAATGATGAATATGGCGGTGAGTTGTATATGATAGAAGAGCGGCCAGAGGATAATTATTCTAACGATAAAAACTTTGGATATGCAGATGATATCGAAAGCACCCACGATATTATTGAAAAAATAAGAAAAGATGAGGAGTATAAAATAGATGAAGTCGCTTTTGTTAGAGCACGACTCTTTGATATGCTTTTGGGAGATTGGGACAGACACCAAGATCAATGGCGATGGGCTCAATTTGATCAACCTAATGGTGATAAACTTTACAGAGCAATACCAAGAGATAGAGATCAGGTGTTTTCTAATTTTGATGGTACTTTGCTAGACATTGGAAGAACTATATCTAGCTCCACAAATCAGCTACAGGTATATGATTCTGAATTAAAAGACATCAAATGGATAAATAGCGCAGGTCACAAACTTGATAAAGCTTTAATAAAGCAATCCGACAAATCTGTATGGTTAGAGCAAGCCGAATTCCTTCAAAATGAGATTACAGATGAAATTATAGAAGAGGCTTTTTCAAATTTACCAGAAGAGATTCAAGGTGAAACTATAGAAGATATAAAAACCAAATTAAAAGGAAGGCGAGACAATTTATTGGATATCGCAACGCGCTATTCTAACTATTTAGATGAATTGGTGATTCTTACAGCAACAGATAAAGACGATTTTATAGAAATAACCAGAGTTGCCGATAAAGAAACCAGAGTACAAATTTGGAGAAATAAAGGTGGAGAAAAAGCAGATGTTATTGTAGATAGAACGTATCATAGAGATATTACCAAAGAAATTTGGGTTTATGGCTTAGATGACGATGATATTTTTGAGGTCAATGGTAAAGCCAATAACTTAATTTATACGAGACTTATAGGAGGGCAAGGTAATGACACTTACATCATCAATGAAGGAAGACGTATTAAGGTTTACGATCATAAATCCAAAAAAAATACTGTTGAAAAAAATAAAGGAGGTCAAATAAAGTTTACGGATAATTATAAGTCTAACCTTTATGATTTTCAGAAGTTTATAACAAAGACAGGTGTTATAACACCAAGTCTTGGTTTTAATCCAGATGATGGTCTTAAAGTCGGTATAAGTCTAACCAAAACTAAAAAAGGTTTTGAGCGTAATCCGTTTTCTCAACAGCATAGGTTTAAGGCAGGATATTATTTTGCTACAGAGGGTTTTGATGTTAGATATAATGGGCAGTTTGCCAATATTTTTGGAGATTGGAATTTAAAGTTGGGTGGTATTTTTACCAGTGAAAATTTCACCAATAATTTCTTTGGTTTTGGTAACGAAACAGTAAATAATGATGATGACTTAGGCTTGGATTACAATCGTGTAAAGACAGGAATAATAGGCCTAAATGTAGGTGCGGTTAAAAATTCTGGATATGGTAGCGAATATGGATTTAAAGCAGTTTTTGAAGGTATAGAATTAGAGGAGACAAGTAATAGATTTATTACAGATTTTGCTCCTACGGCAGATGAAGAGTTTTTTGAAAGACGCTTCTTTACCGCTTTAGAAGCTGAGTATGATTATCATAGTGCAGACGACGAAATTGCAACTTCAAGAGGTATGGATTTTAATATTATAGCTGGTGCCAAAACAGAGATTAACGAGTTGAATAATATTTTTGGTTACGTAAATGCCCATCTTGGATTCTATAATGCATTGAGTATTAATAGAAAGCTGGTTCTAAAGACAGATATAAGAACACAATTGCGATTTGGAGATGATTTTTTGTTTTTTCAAGGAGCCAATATTGGTGATGGTGGAGCAGGATTAAGAGGTTATAGAACCGAGCGTTTTACAGGAAAAAATTCTTTAGTAACCAATGCAGATTTAAGGTATAGCTTTAATAGTTTTAAAACAAATTGGTTTCCAATACAAATTGGAATCTTTTCTGGTGTAGACCTTGGTAGAGTTTGGGTGAAAAATGATACATCAGAAAAGTGGCACAACTCTTATGGAGGTGGATTTTGGGTTGCAGCAGCAGATTCTGTAGCAGGAACATTTAATTTCTTTACAGGAGAAGATGGTTTAAGATTTTCTTTTGGTTTTGGGTTAAACTTTTAG
- a CDS encoding protein adenylyltransferase SelO has protein sequence MELKIADSFNKELSPDTNLDNARRKVFGAMYSYVKPKVPSSPKLIHVSQEMIESLGIDTVDVGSKDFLNVFSGIEVYKNTEPYAMAYAGHQFGNWAGQLGDGRAINLFEVVHNQKRWVLQLKGAGETPYSRQGDGLAVLRSSIREYLCSEAMHHLGVPTTRVLSLMLSGDDVLRDMLYNGNAAYEKGAIVCRVAPTFVRFGNFELFASRNDIENLKKLTDYTIKYFYPKLGEPSKETYIKFFKAVTDRTLDMIIHWQRVGFVHGVMNTDNMSILGLTIDYGPYGWLEDFDFGWTPNTTDREHKRYRYGNQPNIALWNLLQLANALYPLVEEAEPFETVLNQYQTDFEIQFLNMMRSKLGLEIIEEGDKKLVEDLEECLLLSETDMTIFYRLLSNHRKGKAEESLKVVEEAFYKPEEIKDEIEMKWKSWFNNYDKRLKLEEANDQQRQTQMNAVNPKYVLRNYMAQLAIDDADKGNYDLLNALFQLLKYPYDEQPENEKWFAKRPEWARHKVGCSMLSCSS, from the coding sequence ATGGAATTAAAAATAGCAGATAGTTTTAATAAGGAGTTATCGCCCGACACCAATTTGGATAATGCCAGAAGAAAAGTATTTGGTGCTATGTATTCTTATGTAAAGCCAAAAGTACCTTCATCTCCAAAATTAATTCATGTATCTCAAGAAATGATTGAAAGTTTAGGGATTGATACAGTTGATGTTGGTTCTAAGGATTTTTTAAATGTTTTTTCAGGTATTGAAGTTTATAAAAATACAGAACCATATGCTATGGCTTATGCAGGACATCAGTTTGGTAATTGGGCTGGACAGTTGGGAGATGGCAGAGCAATCAATTTGTTCGAAGTTGTGCACAATCAAAAACGTTGGGTTTTACAGTTAAAAGGAGCAGGAGAAACTCCTTATTCTCGCCAAGGAGACGGATTAGCAGTTTTAAGATCATCTATTAGAGAATACCTTTGCAGCGAAGCCATGCACCATTTGGGAGTGCCAACAACTAGAGTTCTGAGTCTTATGCTTTCAGGAGATGATGTCTTAAGAGATATGCTATACAATGGTAATGCAGCTTATGAGAAAGGCGCAATTGTTTGTAGAGTGGCACCAACGTTTGTTCGGTTTGGTAATTTTGAATTGTTTGCGTCTAGAAATGATATTGAAAATCTCAAAAAGCTTACAGATTATACCATAAAATACTTTTATCCTAAGCTTGGTGAACCTTCTAAAGAAACTTATATCAAATTTTTTAAAGCGGTTACAGATAGAACTTTAGATATGATAATCCATTGGCAACGTGTCGGTTTTGTGCATGGTGTTATGAATACAGATAACATGTCAATTTTAGGCTTAACGATAGACTATGGACCTTATGGTTGGTTAGAAGATTTTGATTTTGGGTGGACACCAAATACCACAGATCGAGAACATAAACGTTATCGTTATGGTAATCAGCCAAATATTGCACTTTGGAATTTATTGCAACTTGCTAACGCATTATATCCTCTAGTTGAAGAAGCAGAACCTTTTGAAACTGTTTTAAATCAGTATCAAACAGATTTTGAAATTCAATTTTTGAACATGATGCGTTCAAAATTAGGATTAGAAATTATTGAAGAAGGAGATAAGAAATTGGTTGAAGATTTAGAAGAATGTCTTTTATTGTCTGAAACCGATATGACCATTTTTTATCGATTACTGTCTAATCATAGAAAAGGAAAAGCTGAAGAAAGTTTAAAGGTTGTAGAAGAGGCTTTTTACAAACCTGAAGAGATTAAGGACGAAATAGAAATGAAATGGAAATCTTGGTTTAATAATTACGACAAAAGATTAAAATTAGAAGAAGCAAATGACCAACAACGCCAAACCCAAATGAATGCTGTTAATCCAAAATATGTGCTTAGAAATTATATGGCACAATTGGCTATTGACGATGCAGATAAAGGTAATTACGATTTGTTGAATGCGCTGTTTCAATTACTAAAGTATCCTTACGACGAACAGCCAGAAAATGAAAAATGGTTTGCTAAACGACCAGAATGGGCAAGGCATAAAGTAGGATGCTCTATGTTGTCTTGCAGTTCTTAA
- a CDS encoding Pycsar system effector family protein, producing the protein MAKSLIEDTQEYVFNLLSDKLPNTFIYHNYTHTQRVLKSTRELIENSKVTKEEAQILELAALLHDIGYTVSAENHEAESAKLAETFLKENDVDEAIIKAVSDCIMATKYDKAPSNKLEEIIRDADISHFGKKYFDEASEFLRKELELRAIKSYSPAEWRAENIKVLTAHSFYTEYALKNWQPRKEKNLAKLMGKKKKRKKKLDVEKLKAKYKAQYKNESPERGVQTFYRTALRNHIKLSDIADTKANILLSVNAIIISVVLANLISKLDTNPYLTWPTVIFLSFCVISMVLSIVATRPNVTSGEFTKEDVENQEVNLSFFGNFHKMELKEFEWAIGEMVKDKDYIYKALTKDLYFLGKVLERKYRLLRITYTVFMIGIITSLISFAIAVKDNPNVDIKDVLPETNTETGFINSKKESNIDFMI; encoded by the coding sequence ATGGCAAAGTCTCTTATTGAAGACACACAGGAATATGTTTTTAATCTTTTATCCGATAAACTTCCTAACACTTTTATATACCATAATTACACACACACACAACGCGTATTAAAAAGTACTCGAGAACTTATTGAGAATTCTAAAGTTACTAAAGAAGAAGCTCAAATACTGGAACTTGCTGCCTTATTACATGATATAGGTTATACTGTTAGCGCTGAAAATCATGAGGCTGAAAGCGCAAAGCTTGCTGAAACTTTCTTAAAAGAAAACGATGTTGATGAGGCTATCATCAAAGCTGTATCAGATTGCATTATGGCAACAAAATATGATAAAGCACCTAGCAACAAACTTGAAGAAATTATTAGAGATGCTGATATATCGCATTTTGGCAAGAAGTATTTTGATGAGGCTAGTGAATTTCTTAGAAAAGAACTTGAGCTTAGAGCTATTAAAAGCTATTCGCCTGCTGAATGGCGAGCAGAAAACATTAAAGTTCTTACTGCTCATAGTTTTTACACAGAATATGCCTTAAAAAACTGGCAGCCTCGAAAAGAGAAGAACTTGGCTAAGTTGATGGGCAAAAAGAAAAAACGCAAAAAGAAACTCGATGTTGAAAAACTAAAAGCTAAATACAAAGCACAATACAAAAATGAAAGCCCAGAGCGTGGTGTACAAACATTCTATAGAACTGCACTAAGAAATCACATTAAACTGAGTGATATTGCCGATACAAAAGCCAATATACTACTCTCGGTTAATGCTATTATAATTTCGGTTGTACTTGCCAATCTTATTTCAAAATTAGACACTAATCCTTATTTGACGTGGCCTACAGTAATATTTTTATCGTTTTGTGTAATTTCTATGGTGCTCTCAATTGTAGCAACTAGACCCAACGTTACTAGTGGAGAGTTTACCAAAGAAGATGTAGAAAACCAAGAGGTAAATCTTAGTTTTTTTGGAAACTTTCATAAAATGGAACTCAAAGAGTTTGAATGGGCTATAGGAGAAATGGTAAAAGACAAAGATTATATTTATAAGGCACTTACGAAAGATTTATACTTTCTGGGAAAAGTTTTGGAACGTAAATACAGATTGTTAAGAATAACCTATACTGTATTTATGATAGGAATTATAACCTCTTTAATATCATTTGCTATTGCTGTAAAAGACAATCCTAACGTTGACATTAAAGATGTTTTGCCCGAAACCAATACCGAAACAGGTTTTATAAATTCAAAAAAAGAAAGCAATATTGACTTTATGATTTAA